One window from the genome of Bradyrhizobium xenonodulans encodes:
- a CDS encoding hybrid sensor histidine kinase/response regulator, producing the protein MDDLLREFLTETSESLDTVDNQLVKFEQEPNNAKILDNIFRLVHTIKGTCGFLGLPRLEALAHAGETLMGKFRDGMPVTGQAVTVILSSIDRIKEILAGLEATEAEPEGTDRDLIDKLEAMVEQGMAAMAAGAAAATAPVAEAPPLVPEAPVAAAPAPAKEMTAGTLIDQTLERPLRPGEVSLDELERAFRETAIEAPAPVAKAEPAPAAEAPAPVAKETAKEAKAPKEKPAPRKSAADEGAGEGASIANQSIRVNVDTLEHLMTMVSELVLTRNQLLEISRRNEDTEFKVPLQRLSNVTAELQEGVMKTRMQPIGNAWQKLPRIVRDLSSELGKQIELEMHGADTELDRQVLDLIKDPLTHMVRNSADHGLETPAERLASGKGEQGTIRLSAYHEGGHIIICIADNGRGLNTEKIKAKAISSGLVTEAELEKMSEAQIHKFIFAPGFSTAAAITSVSGRGVGMDVVRTNIDQIGGTIDIKSVAGEGSSVTIKIPLTLAIVSALIVEAAGDRFAIPQLSVVELVRARANSEHRIERIKDTAVLRLRNKLLPLIHLKKLLKIDDGAASDPENGFIVVTQVGSQTFGIVVDGVFHTEEIVVKPMSTKLRHIDMFSGNTILGDGAVIMIIDPNGIAKALGAAGSSAHDMGDENGAHHIGSGEQTTSLLVFRAGSSQPKAVPLGLVTRLEELPADKIEFSNGRYMVQYREQLMPLVAMESVTIASQGAQPILVFADDGRSMGLVVDEIIDIVEERLNIEVGGSSSGILGSAVIKGQATEVIDVGHFLPMAFSDWFTRKEMKPSMHSQSVLLVDDSAFFRNMLAPVLKAAGYRVRTAPTAQEGLAALRAQTFDVVLTDIEMPDMNGFEFAETIRSDNNLGSMPIIGLSALVSPAAIERGRQAGFHDYVAKFDRPGLIAALKEQTAGAAGASELNRAAA; encoded by the coding sequence ATGGATGATCTGTTGCGGGAGTTTTTGACGGAGACCAGCGAGAGCCTGGACACCGTCGACAATCAGCTGGTGAAGTTCGAGCAGGAGCCGAACAACGCCAAGATCCTGGATAACATCTTCCGCCTGGTCCACACCATCAAGGGTACGTGCGGCTTCCTCGGGTTGCCGCGGCTCGAAGCGCTGGCGCATGCCGGCGAGACCCTGATGGGCAAATTCCGTGACGGCATGCCGGTGACCGGGCAGGCGGTGACGGTGATCCTGTCCTCGATCGACCGCATCAAGGAGATCCTGGCGGGTCTCGAAGCCACCGAAGCCGAGCCCGAGGGTACCGACCGCGATCTCATCGACAAGCTGGAAGCGATGGTCGAGCAGGGCATGGCCGCGATGGCTGCCGGCGCTGCTGCCGCGACCGCTCCCGTTGCCGAAGCCCCGCCGCTGGTGCCGGAAGCGCCTGTTGCTGCGGCGCCTGCACCGGCAAAAGAAATGACCGCCGGCACGCTGATCGACCAGACCCTGGAGCGCCCGTTGCGTCCGGGCGAAGTCTCGCTCGACGAACTCGAGCGCGCCTTCCGCGAGACCGCGATCGAAGCGCCGGCACCTGTTGCCAAGGCCGAGCCCGCGCCGGCTGCTGAAGCTCCTGCGCCCGTGGCCAAGGAAACGGCGAAGGAAGCCAAGGCGCCCAAGGAAAAGCCCGCACCGAGGAAGTCGGCCGCCGACGAGGGCGCTGGCGAGGGCGCCAGCATCGCCAACCAGTCGATCCGCGTCAACGTGGATACGCTGGAGCATCTGATGACCATGGTCTCCGAGCTGGTGCTGACCCGCAACCAGCTTTTGGAGATCTCCCGCCGCAACGAGGACACCGAGTTCAAGGTGCCGCTGCAGCGGCTGTCCAACGTCACCGCCGAGCTGCAGGAAGGCGTCATGAAGACGCGCATGCAGCCGATCGGCAATGCCTGGCAGAAGCTGCCCCGCATCGTCCGCGACCTGTCGAGCGAACTCGGCAAGCAGATCGAGCTGGAGATGCACGGCGCCGACACCGAGCTCGATCGCCAGGTGCTCGATCTGATCAAGGACCCGCTCACCCACATGGTGCGCAACTCCGCCGATCATGGCCTCGAGACCCCCGCCGAGCGGCTCGCGTCCGGCAAGGGCGAGCAGGGCACCATTCGCCTGTCCGCCTATCACGAGGGCGGCCACATCATCATCTGCATCGCCGACAACGGAAGAGGCCTCAACACCGAGAAGATCAAGGCCAAGGCGATCTCTAGCGGTCTCGTCACCGAGGCCGAGCTGGAGAAGATGTCGGAAGCCCAGATCCACAAGTTCATCTTCGCGCCGGGCTTCTCGACCGCGGCCGCCATCACCTCGGTCTCCGGCCGCGGTGTCGGCATGGACGTGGTGCGCACCAATATCGACCAGATCGGCGGCACCATCGACATCAAGTCGGTCGCCGGTGAAGGCTCGAGCGTCACCATCAAGATCCCGCTGACCCTGGCGATCGTCTCGGCGCTGATCGTCGAAGCCGCCGGCGATCGCTTTGCGATCCCGCAGCTCTCGGTGGTCGAGCTGGTCCGTGCCCGCGCCAACTCGGAGCACCGCATCGAGCGCATCAAGGACACCGCGGTGCTGCGCCTGCGCAACAAGCTGCTGCCGCTGATCCATCTGAAGAAGCTCTTGAAGATCGACGACGGCGCGGCCTCCGATCCCGAGAACGGCTTCATCGTGGTCACGCAAGTCGGCAGCCAGACCTTCGGCATCGTGGTCGACGGCGTGTTCCACACCGAAGAAATCGTGGTCAAGCCGATGTCGACGAAACTCCGTCACATCGACATGTTCTCCGGCAACACCATTCTGGGCGATGGCGCGGTCATCATGATCATCGACCCCAACGGCATTGCCAAGGCGCTCGGCGCCGCCGGCTCCTCGGCCCATGACATGGGCGACGAGAACGGCGCGCACCACATCGGCTCGGGCGAGCAGACCACCTCGCTCTTGGTGTTCCGCGCCGGCTCGTCGCAGCCCAAGGCGGTCCCGCTCGGGCTCGTCACCCGTCTCGAAGAGCTGCCGGCCGACAAGATCGAGTTCTCCAACGGCCGCTACATGGTGCAGTACCGCGAGCAGCTGATGCCGCTGGTCGCCATGGAGAGCGTCACCATTGCGAGCCAGGGCGCCCAGCCGATCCTGGTGTTCGCCGATGACGGCCGCTCCATGGGCCTCGTCGTCGACGAGATCATCGACATCGTCGAGGAACGGCTCAACATCGAGGTCGGCGGCTCCTCCAGCGGCATTCTCGGCTCGGCCGTGATCAAGGGCCAGGCCACCGAGGTGATCGACGTCGGCCACTTCCTGCCGATGGCGTTCTCGGACTGGTTCACCCGCAAGGAGATGAAGCCGTCGATGCATTCGCAGTCGGTGCTGCTGGTCGACGACAGCGCGTTCTTCCGCAACATGCTGGCGCCCGTGCTGAAAGCCGCCGGCTACCGCGTCCGCACCGCGCCGACCGCGCAGGAGGGCCTCGCGGCGCTCCGTGCCCAGACCTTCGACGTGGTCCTGACCGACATCGAGATGCCCGACATGAACGGGTTCGAGTTCGCCGAGACCATCCGTTCCGACAACAATCTCGGCTCGATGCCGATCATCGGCCTCTCGGCGCTGGTGTCGCCGGCGGCGATCGAGCGCGGCCGCCAGGCCGGCTTCCACGACTATGTCGCCAAGTTCGACCGTCCCGGTCTGATCGCGGCGCTGAAGGAACAGACCGCGGGTGCCGCCGGCGCCTCCGAGCTGAACCGGGCAGCGGCGTAA
- a CDS encoding chemotaxis protein CheW produces the protein MTKKTQIGEGAMVEYVTAMIGGQLFGLPISRVQDVFMPERVTRVPLSSREIAGVLNLRGRIVTVVDMRARLGLPKPEDGQTPMAVGVDLRGESYGLLIDQIGEVLRLAEDGKEENPVNLDPRMAKLAGGVHRLDGQLMVVLDVDRVLELKTEVQMAA, from the coding sequence ATGACCAAGAAGACCCAGATCGGCGAAGGCGCCATGGTCGAATACGTCACGGCGATGATCGGCGGCCAGCTGTTCGGCCTGCCGATCTCCCGCGTCCAGGACGTGTTCATGCCCGAGCGCGTCACCCGCGTTCCCCTGTCCTCGCGCGAGATCGCGGGCGTCCTGAACCTGCGCGGCCGCATCGTCACCGTGGTCGACATGCGCGCCCGCCTCGGCCTGCCCAAGCCCGAGGACGGCCAGACACCGATGGCGGTCGGCGTCGATTTGCGCGGTGAATCCTACGGCCTCCTGATCGACCAGATCGGCGAGGTGCTGCGGCTGGCCGAAGACGGCAAGGAAGAAAACCCCGTCAACCTCGATCCCCGCATGGCCAAGCTCGCCGGCGGCGTCCACCGCCTCGACGGACAGCTCATGGTCGTCCTCGACGTCGACCGCGTCCTCGAGCTGAAGACCGAAGTGCAGATGGCTGCGTGA
- a CDS encoding response regulator encodes MKTCLVVDDSSVVRKIARRILEGLEFQVTEAEDGSKALEICQQKLPDAVLLDWNMPVMDGFEFMGHMRRLPGGDQPKVVFCTTENNVAHIAQALSGGANEYIMKPFDKDIIADKFAEVGLIPVGQAMV; translated from the coding sequence ATGAAGACATGTTTGGTGGTCGATGATTCCAGCGTCGTGCGCAAGATCGCGCGCCGGATCCTGGAAGGCCTGGAATTCCAAGTCACCGAGGCCGAGGACGGCTCCAAGGCGCTCGAGATCTGTCAGCAGAAGCTGCCCGATGCGGTGCTGCTCGACTGGAACATGCCCGTGATGGACGGCTTCGAGTTCATGGGCCATATGCGCCGCCTGCCCGGCGGGGACCAGCCGAAAGTGGTGTTCTGCACCACCGAGAACAACGTGGCCCATATTGCTCAGGCGCTCAGCGGCGGCGCCAATGAGTACATCATGAAGCCCTTCGACAAAGACATCATCGCCGACAAGTTCGCTGAAGTCGGTTTGATCCCGGTCGGACAAGCCATGGTCTGA